A portion of the Sulfuriferula sp. AH1 genome contains these proteins:
- the gap gene encoding type I glyceraldehyde-3-phosphate dehydrogenase, whose product MAIKVGINGFGRIGRMAFRAIAKDFPSIEVVAINDLLDPEYLAYMLQYDSVHGRFNGTVSVEGNTMTVNGKKIRLTAERDPANLKWNEVGADIIIESTGFFLTKESCQAHINAGAKKVVQSAPSKDDTPMFVYGVNHTKYAGEAIVSAASCTTNCLAPVAKVLNDNFGIKRGLMSTVHAATATQKTVDGPSSKDWRGGRGILENIIPSSTGAAKAVGVVIPELNKKLTGMAFRVPTSDVSVVDLTVELSKEATYEQICAAMKAASEGAMKGVLGYTTDKVVSTDFRGNTCPSIFDADAGIALDSTFVKVVSWYDNEYGYTCNMLRMVETVAK is encoded by the coding sequence ATGGCAATCAAAGTAGGTATCAACGGCTTTGGCCGTATCGGCCGCATGGCATTCCGTGCCATCGCCAAGGATTTCCCGAGCATTGAAGTGGTCGCGATCAACGACCTGCTCGATCCGGAATACCTGGCTTACATGCTGCAATACGATTCCGTGCACGGCCGTTTCAACGGCACCGTGTCCGTGGAAGGCAACACCATGACCGTTAACGGCAAGAAGATCCGTCTGACCGCCGAGCGCGACCCTGCAAACCTGAAGTGGAACGAAGTCGGCGCCGACATCATCATCGAATCCACCGGTTTCTTCCTGACCAAGGAATCCTGCCAGGCGCACATCAATGCCGGCGCCAAGAAAGTGGTGCAAAGCGCGCCGTCCAAGGATGACACCCCGATGTTCGTATACGGTGTCAATCACACCAAATACGCTGGCGAAGCGATTGTTTCCGCAGCATCCTGCACCACCAACTGCCTGGCACCCGTTGCCAAAGTGCTGAACGACAACTTCGGTATCAAGCGCGGCCTGATGAGCACCGTGCATGCGGCAACCGCTACCCAAAAAACCGTTGACGGCCCATCCAGCAAAGACTGGCGCGGTGGTCGCGGCATTCTGGAAAATATCATCCCATCTTCTACCGGCGCTGCAAAAGCGGTAGGCGTGGTGATTCCGGAACTGAACAAGAAGCTGACCGGCATGGCATTCCGCGTACCTACCTCCGACGTTTCCGTAGTGGATCTGACCGTTGAGCTGAGCAAAGAAGCTACTTACGAGCAAATCTGCGCGGCGATGAAGGCGGCTTCCGAAGGTGCCATGAAAGGCGTGCTGGGCTACACCACCGACAAAGTGGTCTCCACCGACTTCCGCGGCAATACCTGCCCATCCATTTTCGATGCGGATGCAGGCATCGCACTGGACAGCACCTTTGTTAAGGTAGTTTCCTGGTACGACAACGAATACGGCTATACCTGCAACATGTTGCGCATGGTAGAAACTGTCGCCAAATAA
- the tkt gene encoding transketolase → MATRTELANAIRALAMDAVEKAKSGHPGAPMGMAEIAEVVWNHHLRHNPVNPLWADRDRFVLSNGHGSMLIYALLHLTGYDLPIEELKNFRQLHSKTPGHPELGYTPGVETTTGPLGQGITNAVGMAMAEKLLAAEFNKPDHEIVNHHTYVFMGDGCLMEGISHEACALAGTWGLGKLIAFWDDNGISIDGHVEGWFTDDTPKRFESYGWHVIAGVDGHNAAAIEAAVQAGKAVTDKPTLICCKTIIGKGSPNKEGTHDVHGAALGAQEIADTRKNLGWDHAPFEIPADIYEGWDAKTKGAGLESLWNNKFAEYAKAYPAEAAEFKRRMAGDLPANWNEFLTKAIAAINAKAETVATRKASQIAINALAPALPEFLGGSADLTGSNLTNWTGCHHVHGKKGGNYISYGVREFGMSHIMNGMSLHGGLLPFGGTFLMFSEYARNALRMSALMKKRVIYVFTHDSIGLGEDGPTHQPVEQTATLRMIPNMDVWRPCDTLETIVAWGQGVSRTTGPTSLILSRQNLPFMTRDEATIANVARGGYVLKDAANPKVVLIATGSEIELAVNAQAALAEQGIAARVVSMPSTNVFDRQDAAYKASVLPKGVVRVAIEAGVSDFWRKYVGLEGAVVGMDTFGESAPAPELFKHFGFTVDNVVNTVKGVL, encoded by the coding sequence ATGGCAACTCGTACCGAACTCGCAAACGCCATCCGCGCGCTAGCTATGGATGCCGTGGAAAAGGCCAAATCCGGCCATCCGGGCGCCCCCATGGGCATGGCCGAAATCGCAGAAGTAGTGTGGAACCACCACCTGCGCCACAATCCGGTCAACCCGTTATGGGCCGACCGCGACCGTTTCGTGCTGTCCAATGGCCATGGCTCGATGCTGATTTATGCATTGCTGCACCTGACCGGCTATGATTTGCCAATCGAAGAACTGAAAAACTTCCGCCAATTGCATTCCAAAACCCCGGGTCACCCGGAACTTGGCTATACCCCCGGCGTGGAAACCACCACTGGCCCGTTAGGCCAGGGCATTACCAATGCGGTAGGCATGGCGATGGCAGAGAAGCTGCTGGCTGCCGAATTCAACAAGCCGGATCACGAAATCGTAAATCACCACACCTATGTATTCATGGGCGACGGCTGCCTGATGGAAGGCATCTCGCACGAAGCTTGCGCACTGGCAGGCACATGGGGTCTGGGCAAGCTGATTGCATTCTGGGATGACAACGGCATTTCCATCGACGGCCATGTTGAAGGCTGGTTTACCGACGACACGCCCAAACGCTTCGAATCCTACGGTTGGCATGTTATCGCCGGCGTTGACGGCCACAACGCGGCTGCCATCGAAGCTGCCGTGCAGGCCGGTAAAGCGGTTACCGACAAGCCAACCCTGATTTGCTGCAAAACCATCATCGGCAAAGGCTCCCCCAACAAGGAAGGTACCCACGACGTCCACGGCGCCGCATTGGGCGCCCAAGAAATCGCCGATACGCGCAAGAATCTGGGCTGGGACCACGCTCCGTTTGAAATCCCTGCCGATATTTACGAAGGCTGGGATGCCAAAACCAAAGGCGCCGGACTGGAAAGCCTGTGGAACAACAAATTTGCAGAATACGCCAAAGCCTATCCAGCTGAGGCTGCCGAATTCAAACGCCGCATGGCAGGCGACTTGCCAGCCAACTGGAACGAATTCCTGACCAAGGCCATTGCCGCCATCAACGCCAAAGCAGAAACCGTTGCGACCCGCAAAGCTTCGCAAATCGCCATCAATGCACTGGCTCCCGCGTTGCCCGAATTCCTCGGCGGCTCCGCCGACCTGACCGGCTCCAACCTGACCAACTGGACAGGCTGCCATCACGTGCACGGCAAAAAGGGCGGCAACTACATTTCCTACGGCGTACGCGAATTCGGCATGAGCCACATCATGAACGGCATGTCACTGCATGGCGGCCTGCTGCCGTTCGGCGGCACCTTCCTGATGTTCTCGGAATATGCCCGTAATGCCCTGCGCATGTCGGCACTGATGAAAAAACGCGTGATCTACGTGTTCACCCACGACTCGATCGGTCTGGGCGAAGACGGCCCGACCCATCAGCCAGTCGAGCAGACCGCTACCCTGCGCATGATCCCGAACATGGATGTATGGCGTCCGTGCGACACGCTGGAAACCATCGTTGCCTGGGGCCAGGGAGTCAGCCGCACCACCGGCCCGACCAGCCTGATCCTGAGCCGCCAGAATCTGCCGTTCATGACCCGTGACGAAGCGACTATCGCCAACGTTGCTCGCGGCGGTTATGTGCTCAAGGATGCGGCCAATCCAAAAGTGGTGCTGATCGCCACCGGTTCTGAAATCGAACTGGCAGTAAATGCACAGGCAGCACTGGCAGAGCAAGGCATTGCTGCTCGCGTCGTCTCCATGCCATCCACCAACGTATTCGATCGTCAGGATGCCGCGTATAAAGCCAGCGTGCTGCCAAAAGGCGTCGTACGTGTTGCCATCGAAGCCGGCGTATCCGATTTCTGGCGCAAATATGTCGGTCTGGAAGGCGCTGTCGTCGGCATGGATACCTTCGGCGAATCTGCTCCAGCTCCAGAATTGTTCAAGCACTTTGGTTTCACCGTTGATAACGTGGTGAACACCGTCAAGGGTGTCTTGTAA
- a CDS encoding inositol monophosphatase family protein codes for MLNQVIALVRQVARDEVMPRYLKVAHSHKSDGSMCTEADVACQHALTAGLREIAPYPVLGEEMTEEEQTRQWAAGTEGLWCIDPIDGTSNFVNGIPYFAISVALMKNGKSILGVIYDPVADEMFYAERGRGAFLDGESLPIRTRAPDLRHSLAAVELKRINDNITAQIALHPPYSSQRNFGASTLDWCYVAAGRFDVYLHGGQKLWDYAAGCLILEEAGGYCSTLTHDDFWADSPWQRAVIATLGNDLFDEWRAWIQAANQKPAPNV; via the coding sequence ATGCTCAATCAAGTTATCGCCCTCGTCCGGCAGGTTGCCCGGGATGAAGTCATGCCGCGCTATCTCAAGGTAGCGCACAGCCACAAATCCGACGGCAGCATGTGCACTGAAGCCGACGTGGCCTGCCAGCACGCGCTCACCGCAGGCCTGCGCGAGATCGCCCCGTACCCGGTACTGGGTGAAGAAATGACCGAGGAAGAACAAACCCGGCAATGGGCTGCAGGTACAGAAGGTTTGTGGTGCATAGACCCGATCGACGGCACCTCCAATTTCGTCAACGGCATTCCTTATTTCGCCATTTCGGTTGCGTTGATGAAAAACGGCAAAAGCATACTTGGCGTGATCTACGACCCGGTGGCAGACGAAATGTTCTATGCCGAACGCGGCCGTGGCGCGTTTCTCGACGGGGAAAGCCTGCCCATCAGAACGCGCGCACCGGATCTGCGTCACAGCCTGGCAGCCGTCGAACTGAAACGCATCAACGACAATATCACGGCACAAATCGCGCTGCATCCGCCTTACAGCTCGCAACGCAATTTCGGCGCGAGCACGCTGGACTGGTGCTATGTTGCCGCAGGCCGTTTCGACGTATACCTGCACGGCGGCCAGAAATTATGGGACTACGCCGCCGGCTGCCTGATTCTGGAAGAGGCAGGCGGATATTGCAGCACACTTACTCACGACGATTTCTGGGCCGACAGCCCTTGGCAGCGCGCGGTCATTGCCACGCTGGGCAATGACCTGTTCGATGAATGGCGCGCATGGATACAGGCCGCCAACCAGAAACCCGCGCCTAATGTTTGA
- a CDS encoding thioredoxin family protein produces MVSLQTPVCQFGWQAPDFDLPGIDGNRYSLSSAMGKNGLLVMFICNHCPYVQSIRPRLVRDCRELRDQYGINSIAIMSNDPADYAEDSFDNMIKVAAEFDFPFPYVFDETQTVARSYDAVCTPDFFGFNRAGELQYRGRFDASRKETAPEGVRRDLFEAMKLVATTQKGPLEQIPSMGCSIKWKT; encoded by the coding sequence ATGGTCAGTTTACAAACCCCGGTTTGCCAATTCGGCTGGCAAGCCCCAGATTTCGATTTACCCGGCATCGACGGCAACCGTTACTCATTATCTTCGGCGATGGGCAAAAACGGCCTGCTGGTGATGTTCATCTGCAATCACTGTCCGTATGTGCAGTCGATCCGGCCGCGCCTGGTCCGCGACTGCCGCGAATTACGCGACCAATACGGCATTAACAGCATTGCCATCATGTCCAACGACCCGGCCGATTATGCCGAAGACTCCTTCGACAACATGATCAAGGTCGCCGCCGAATTCGACTTCCCGTTCCCTTATGTTTTCGATGAAACACAAACCGTTGCACGCAGCTACGATGCCGTTTGCACACCGGATTTTTTCGGCTTCAACCGTGCCGGCGAATTGCAATATCGCGGACGCTTTGACGCCTCGCGCAAGGAGACCGCGCCGGAAGGCGTACGCCGCGATTTGTTCGAGGCGATGAAACTGGTTGCCACCACCCAAAAAGGTCCGCTTGAACAAATCCCCAGCATGGGCTGTTCGATCAAATGGAAAACCTGA
- a CDS encoding 16S rRNA (uracil(1498)-N(3))-methyltransferase — MPRFYIPHTPLTHALLKLPDAAAHHAARVLRLSVGDRVTLFDGSGQEWLASIHYIDKRDVEVGVEACLSVSRESPLAVTLVQGISSGDRMDYTLQKAVELGVARIQPLACARSVVKLAGERADKRRSHWQNLVIAACEQCGRNVVPEVAAVNTLPGWLAGPPAQPLRIMFAPDAAATLHTLAKPEAGVEILAGPEGGFNADEYRLAGEAGFIPVRLGPRVLRTETAAVAALSAMQVLWGDF, encoded by the coding sequence ATGCCGCGTTTTTATATTCCCCATACCCCCCTGACCCATGCATTATTGAAGTTACCGGACGCCGCCGCGCATCATGCCGCACGCGTGCTGCGGCTAAGTGTGGGCGATCGCGTCACGTTATTTGACGGTTCAGGCCAGGAGTGGCTGGCGAGCATCCATTACATCGATAAGCGCGATGTGGAAGTCGGCGTGGAAGCATGCCTGAGCGTCAGTCGCGAATCGCCGCTGGCGGTGACGCTGGTGCAGGGGATTTCCAGCGGCGACCGTATGGATTACACCTTGCAGAAGGCGGTTGAATTGGGCGTCGCGCGTATCCAGCCGCTGGCATGCGCCCGCAGCGTGGTGAAGCTCGCCGGTGAGCGCGCCGACAAGCGCCGCAGCCATTGGCAAAATCTGGTGATCGCCGCATGCGAACAATGCGGGCGCAACGTGGTGCCTGAAGTTGCCGCAGTCAACACCTTGCCGGGCTGGCTAGCAGGTCCGCCTGCTCAGCCGTTACGCATCATGTTCGCCCCCGACGCTGCCGCTACTCTGCATACGCTCGCCAAACCTGAAGCGGGCGTGGAGATACTGGCCGGCCCGGAGGGCGGTTTTAATGCGGATGAATATCGTTTGGCTGGTGAAGCCGGGTTTATCCCGGTGCGTCTGGGGCCGCGGGTATTGCGCACGGAGACCGCCGCAGTGGCGGCGCTGAGTGCGATGCAGGTGTTGTGGGGGGATTTCTAA
- the argA gene encoding amino-acid N-acetyltransferase, which produces MPTMPPTSFVDWFRAATPYIHAFRGKTFVLAFGGEVLTDGQFTRLAHDLNLLNSLGVRLVLVHGVRPQVEAHLTERQAAIRYVDGLRVTDADALACVKEAVGEVRVEIEALLSMGLPNSPMANADIRVASGNFVTARPLGVRQGVDLLHTGAVRKINAAAIRQRLDDNDIVLLSPLGYSPTGEIFNLSLEDVATAAAQALAADKLIFLMETDGVQTDAGDLLRILTVPEAQQILAQHRALTGDVGYYLPCAIAACQQGVRRVHMISRHVDGALLTELFTHEGVGTMLTPARLETLRPATIDDVGGILQLIHPLEEEGMLVRRSRERLEMEIERFIVLEHDGMLIGCAALYPFVEERVGELACLAVHPDYRGNARGDALLEAVEKAARKAKFERLFVLTTHTAHWFVERGFVNAGVGELPMQKQTLYNYQRRSKVFVKAL; this is translated from the coding sequence ATGCCTACCATGCCGCCTACTTCCTTCGTTGACTGGTTTCGTGCCGCTACGCCTTACATCCATGCCTTTCGCGGCAAGACCTTTGTGCTGGCGTTCGGCGGCGAAGTTCTGACTGACGGCCAGTTCACAAGGCTGGCGCATGATCTGAATCTGCTGAACAGCCTCGGCGTGCGCCTGGTGCTGGTACATGGCGTGCGTCCCCAGGTCGAGGCGCATTTGACGGAACGGCAGGCAGCGATTCGCTATGTGGACGGTTTGCGCGTGACCGATGCCGATGCGCTGGCGTGCGTGAAAGAGGCGGTAGGCGAAGTGCGGGTCGAGATCGAGGCGCTGTTGTCGATGGGGCTGCCCAATAGCCCGATGGCGAATGCCGACATTCGCGTTGCTTCGGGCAATTTCGTCACTGCCAGGCCTTTGGGCGTGCGTCAGGGAGTGGATTTGCTGCATACCGGCGCAGTGCGCAAAATCAATGCGGCTGCGATACGGCAGCGGCTGGACGATAACGACATCGTGCTGCTGTCGCCTTTGGGCTATTCGCCGACGGGCGAGATTTTCAATCTGTCGCTGGAGGATGTGGCCACGGCGGCGGCGCAGGCGCTGGCTGCGGACAAGCTGATATTTTTAATGGAAACGGACGGCGTGCAAACCGACGCGGGAGATTTGCTGCGTATCCTGACCGTGCCCGAGGCGCAGCAGATACTTGCGCAACACAGGGCGCTGACCGGCGACGTGGGCTATTACCTGCCCTGCGCGATTGCCGCATGCCAGCAGGGCGTGCGCCGCGTACATATGATCAGCCGGCATGTGGATGGCGCGCTGCTCACCGAGCTGTTTACCCATGAAGGCGTGGGTACGATGCTGACACCGGCGCGGCTGGAAACCCTGCGGCCGGCGACGATAGACGATGTCGGCGGAATATTGCAGCTGATTCATCCGCTGGAAGAAGAAGGCATGCTGGTACGGCGCTCGCGCGAACGGCTGGAAATGGAGATCGAGCGCTTCATCGTCCTTGAACACGACGGCATGCTGATCGGGTGTGCCGCGCTGTACCCGTTTGTTGAGGAGCGGGTGGGCGAGCTGGCCTGTCTGGCGGTACATCCGGATTATCGCGGCAATGCCCGCGGCGATGCCTTGCTGGAGGCGGTGGAAAAAGCCGCGCGCAAGGCGAAATTCGAGCGCTTGTTTGTCCTGACTACGCATACTGCACATTGGTTTGTAGAACGCGGTTTTGTCAATGCCGGTGTGGGCGAACTGCCTATGCAGAAACAGACCCTTTACAATTATCAGCGCCGTTCAAAAGTGTTCGTCAAGGCTTTATGA
- a CDS encoding phosphate/phosphite/phosphonate ABC transporter substrate-binding protein — translation MNLTRRRLCAALALTGLPAAARAEPATLTLGLFPNLPAHKLIELYRPLADYLEQQLNCKVNLFSAKDFRAFYRATRKNQFDILVTAPHLAWLAMVESDYRPLATFTSPVTGVVIARRDADVRTAVDCRGRTVAMVDPLSIVSQLGLNYFKTLGLTPNVDYRLAIYNNHANAALAVMIEKADCAVVGNLPFQQMAGEVQSQLRVVAETAAVPSQFVMTNARLPPALCERVRSALLAFSRTPSGSVFIKTFHVGTIVAAEPSALEPIELYALITKAMLNRTNE, via the coding sequence ATGAATTTAACCCGCCGTCGCTTATGTGCAGCGCTTGCGCTGACGGGTTTGCCGGCTGCAGCGCGAGCCGAGCCGGCGACTTTGACGTTGGGGTTGTTCCCCAACCTGCCGGCGCATAAATTAATCGAGCTGTATCGGCCGTTGGCTGATTATCTAGAGCAGCAGCTGAATTGCAAGGTGAATCTGTTTTCCGCCAAGGATTTTCGCGCCTTTTACCGTGCAACGCGCAAGAACCAGTTCGATATATTAGTGACGGCGCCGCATCTGGCCTGGCTGGCAATGGTCGAGTCGGATTATCGGCCATTGGCTACGTTTACCAGTCCGGTGACCGGCGTGGTTATCGCCAGGCGCGATGCCGATGTCCGCACCGCAGTTGACTGCCGTGGCAGAACCGTGGCAATGGTCGATCCGCTGTCGATAGTGAGTCAGTTGGGATTGAACTATTTCAAGACTCTCGGGCTGACACCCAATGTGGATTACCGGTTGGCAATTTATAACAACCACGCCAATGCTGCACTTGCAGTCATGATAGAGAAAGCGGATTGTGCGGTAGTAGGCAATTTGCCGTTTCAGCAAATGGCGGGCGAAGTGCAATCGCAATTACGCGTTGTCGCGGAAACGGCGGCAGTGCCCAGCCAGTTTGTCATGACGAATGCCCGTTTGCCCCCGGCTTTATGTGAACGTGTTCGCAGCGCGCTGTTGGCTTTTAGCCGCACGCCGTCAGGTAGCGTTTTTATAAAAACTTTTCATGTCGGCACCATCGTTGCTGCCGAACCAAGTGCACTTGAGCCTATCGAGCTTTATGCCCTGATTACCAAGGCGATGTTGAATCGGACAAACGAATGA
- a CDS encoding EAL domain-containing protein: MKLNVRFPLWLKILAAALIVQLLVLFALGYSTVTLFNRTLSKQNQVRVNELRPLLNANLSNALFQRDLAGIHTLLSNVQRDEGISYLWLVDEDGKFVASAGDVPAEIKAGQHRARADIALSEVMDNMLPIEIDGTRYGTLHFGLSTKLAERAQRYLLEQGFLVASITELVAFLLLLVMSIWLTRHLRQLATASQSLAAGDLHIKLPVDTEDEVGQLNAAFNAMAESLQQRIGDLQDAEVRQRDALAYVREEEARLVALLSAMTMGIVFVDNAGRVIYCNPAFEQIWQIQDREQIIGQSAMSLLEDSNAALVNPAHFSEHVARTMRPGSGMTEFEIEMADGRLVTHATRSVLADDGQVMGSLWIFEDVTRERQTAAQLVYLAERDALTGLYNRRSFENALVQIFSKARHEQQGALLFIDLDGFKYINDTFGHRAGDAILIRVSGVISALVRQGEVLYRLGGDEFAILLPNVSDVDAQVLAARIVNAVAQIPFRFEERDLRLTSSVGIALYPAHANDSDQLVARADAAMYQAKQAGKNSWRSYQADLDSSREMVLRMEWNQRIDRALEEHLFELHFQGVYIVATGKLSHCEVLIRMRDRPDSTEYIMPSHFIGVAEQSGQILAIDRWVLTQSLKMLAERPELPALAVNLSGRSLDDPGLIGFIAEQLELSQVDHHRLMFEITETAALSDLQDAQRFIEALREMGCGVSLDDFGNGFSSFAYLKYLNANMLKIDGLFIQNICNELDNQLFVKAIVDVARGLGKTTVAECVENRDVFDMVKKLGVDMVQGYYFDQPGTDIGSSSKPLRSV; encoded by the coding sequence ATGAAACTCAACGTGCGTTTTCCGTTGTGGCTTAAAATCCTGGCAGCTGCGCTGATCGTGCAACTGCTGGTTTTGTTTGCCCTGGGTTACAGCACCGTTACCTTGTTCAATCGTACATTATCCAAGCAGAATCAGGTACGGGTGAACGAATTGCGCCCCCTGCTCAATGCCAATCTGTCCAATGCGTTATTTCAGCGTGATCTTGCAGGCATTCATACGTTGCTCAGCAATGTGCAACGGGACGAAGGCATCAGTTATTTATGGCTGGTGGATGAAGACGGCAAATTCGTTGCTTCGGCAGGCGATGTCCCCGCTGAAATCAAGGCGGGTCAGCATCGCGCTCGGGCAGATATCGCTTTGTCCGAGGTTATGGACAATATGCTGCCAATAGAAATCGACGGCACCCGTTATGGCACCTTGCACTTCGGGTTATCTACCAAACTGGCTGAGCGGGCGCAGCGATATTTGCTCGAACAGGGGTTTCTGGTGGCGAGCATAACCGAGCTGGTTGCCTTTCTGCTGCTGCTGGTAATGAGTATCTGGCTGACGCGGCATCTGCGTCAGTTGGCTACGGCCAGCCAGAGTCTGGCTGCGGGCGATTTGCATATCAAATTGCCGGTAGATACCGAAGATGAGGTAGGTCAGCTCAATGCCGCATTCAATGCCATGGCAGAAAGTTTGCAGCAGCGTATCGGCGACTTGCAGGATGCAGAAGTCAGACAACGCGACGCGTTGGCGTATGTACGCGAAGAGGAGGCGCGGCTGGTGGCTTTGCTGTCGGCGATGACCATGGGGATCGTGTTCGTGGACAATGCAGGACGCGTGATTTACTGCAACCCGGCATTTGAGCAAATCTGGCAGATCCAGGACCGGGAACAGATCATTGGCCAGTCCGCGATGAGTTTACTGGAAGATTCCAACGCTGCGCTGGTCAATCCCGCGCATTTTTCCGAGCATGTCGCGCGTACGATGCGGCCTGGTAGCGGGATGACCGAATTTGAAATCGAGATGGCGGATGGCCGGCTGGTCACCCATGCGACGCGTTCGGTCTTGGCGGATGACGGTCAGGTAATGGGGTCGTTATGGATTTTTGAGGACGTGACCCGCGAGCGCCAGACCGCAGCACAATTGGTCTATCTGGCGGAGCGCGACGCACTGACCGGATTGTATAACCGTCGCAGCTTCGAGAATGCGCTGGTCCAGATATTCAGCAAGGCGCGACATGAGCAGCAGGGCGCGCTGCTGTTTATCGATCTGGATGGCTTCAAGTACATTAATGACACTTTCGGGCACAGGGCCGGCGATGCTATTCTGATCCGTGTGTCCGGTGTTATCAGCGCTTTGGTCAGGCAGGGTGAGGTTTTGTATCGGCTCGGCGGCGATGAATTCGCGATTTTATTGCCGAATGTGAGCGATGTCGATGCGCAAGTGCTCGCTGCGCGGATCGTCAACGCCGTCGCGCAGATTCCGTTTCGCTTCGAAGAGCGCGATCTGCGCCTGACTTCCAGTGTCGGCATTGCGCTTTATCCGGCCCACGCAAATGATTCCGATCAGCTGGTGGCGCGGGCGGATGCGGCGATGTATCAGGCCAAACAGGCAGGCAAGAACAGCTGGCGCAGTTATCAGGCGGATCTGGATAGCTCGCGGGAGATGGTGTTGCGCATGGAGTGGAATCAGCGCATCGATCGGGCTCTGGAAGAGCATCTGTTTGAATTGCATTTTCAGGGAGTCTATATCGTTGCAACCGGAAAGCTGTCGCACTGTGAAGTCCTGATCAGGATGCGCGACAGACCGGATTCGACCGAATATATCATGCCCAGTCATTTTATCGGGGTGGCTGAGCAATCCGGTCAGATATTAGCAATAGACCGCTGGGTGTTGACACAAAGTCTGAAAATGCTGGCCGAGCGTCCTGAACTTCCGGCGCTGGCAGTGAACCTGTCCGGACGCTCGCTGGATGACCCGGGGCTGATCGGTTTTATCGCGGAGCAGCTTGAGTTGTCTCAGGTCGATCATCACCGCCTGATGTTCGAAATCACGGAAACCGCGGCATTGTCGGATTTGCAGGATGCACAGCGTTTTATCGAGGCATTGCGGGAAATGGGTTGCGGCGTGAGTCTGGATGATTTCGGCAATGGCTTCTCATCGTTCGCGTATCTGAAATATTTGAATGCCAACATGCTCAAGATCGATGGTTTGTTCATCCAGAACATTTGTAATGAACTGGATAATCAGCTTTTCGTTAAAGCCATCGTCGATGTGGCGCGAGGCCTGGGAAAAACCACGGTAGCCGAGTGCGTGGAAAACCGCGATGTGTTTGATATGGTTAAAAAACTGGGGGTGGATATGGTGCAGGGATACTATTTCGACCAGCCCGGTACAGACATAGGCTCCTCGTCTAAACCCCTGCGTTCGGTGTAG